One Actinomadura viridis genomic region harbors:
- a CDS encoding PDR/VanB family oxidoreductase, with product MTTGTATARDDAAAAGARAGEPEMLLRVAGKDAVAAGVVVLELAAPDGRALPDWAPGAHVELVLGNGLTRQYSLCGDPRLNTVWRLGVLREADSRGGSAYVHDALRVGDEVRVRGPRNNFVLAAAPRYVFVAGGIGITPILPMLADAQRRGADWRLCYGGRTRDSMAFLDELAGYGDRVSVFPQDVSGPLDLDAILDTAPADGALVYCCGPEGLLDAVTRRAASWPPDTLRVERFRNRTPAEPARDAPFEVVCEMSGVTLLVEPGQTIVDVAEEAGIGVMYSCAEGTCGTCETPVLDGPVDHRDAYLTGEQRAAGDRMMICVSRGAGPRLVLDL from the coding sequence GTGACCACGGGCACCGCCACCGCGCGGGACGACGCGGCCGCGGCCGGAGCCCGCGCGGGCGAGCCCGAGATGCTCCTCCGCGTCGCGGGCAAGGACGCCGTCGCGGCCGGAGTGGTCGTCCTCGAACTCGCCGCGCCGGACGGGCGGGCCCTGCCCGACTGGGCGCCCGGCGCCCACGTCGAGCTGGTGCTCGGGAACGGCCTGACCCGGCAGTACTCCCTGTGCGGCGACCCGCGCCTGAACACGGTGTGGCGGCTCGGCGTCCTGAGGGAGGCCGACAGCCGGGGCGGATCCGCCTACGTCCATGACGCCCTCCGGGTCGGCGACGAGGTCCGGGTCCGCGGGCCGCGGAACAACTTCGTCCTCGCCGCGGCTCCCCGGTACGTCTTCGTCGCCGGGGGGATCGGCATCACCCCGATCCTGCCGATGCTGGCCGACGCGCAGCGGCGGGGAGCGGACTGGCGGCTCTGCTACGGCGGACGGACCCGGGACTCGATGGCGTTCCTCGACGAACTGGCGGGCTACGGCGACCGGGTGTCGGTGTTCCCGCAGGACGTCTCCGGCCCGCTCGACCTGGACGCGATCCTGGACACGGCGCCGGCGGACGGCGCCCTCGTCTACTGCTGCGGTCCGGAGGGACTGCTGGACGCGGTGACGCGGCGCGCGGCCTCCTGGCCGCCGGACACGCTCCGGGTCGAGCGGTTCCGCAACCGGACGCCCGCCGAACCCGCCCGGGACGCCCCGTTCGAGGTCGTCTGCGAGATGAGCGGCGTCACGCTGCTGGTCGAGCCGGGTCAGACGATCGTCGACGTCGCCGAGGAGGCGGGCATCGGCGTCATGTACTCGTGCGCCGAGGGGACCTGCGGCACCTGCGAGACCCCGGTGCTCGACGGGCCGGTCGACCACCGCGACGCCTACCTGACCGGCGAGCAGCGCGCCGCCGGCGACCGGATGATGATCTGCGTCTCCCGCGGCGCGGGGCCGCGGCTGGTGCTGGACCTCTAG
- a CDS encoding sugar ABC transporter ATP-binding protein translates to MGDPALRVDGLTKAFLGQTVISGVDLRIAPGEVHALLGENGAGKSTLIKILAGVHTADGGRISVAGRSLRPRHRLADAAAAGMRFVHQDLGLVDDLDVTENICLTWDFSTRGGLVRFGATRRRVRAVLDRLGVGIDPRRRVGDLAQAEKVMVAVARAFATEARLIVLDEVTASLPTPEVARLRDLLRQASRQGTAFLFVTHRLGEVFDMADAVTVLRDGRRVASARSAEVTHDQLVEWLVGRYLAALPARSGEPPGSGGAPVLRVDDLRATAHHAALSFTAGAGEVVAFTGLVGSGAREVVRCIAGAQRPPEGTASLRGRRFPLGDPVGAAARGCRYVAGDRQEGIAPDLTVRENLFLADYCHGGRILRPRRERRAAADLIARYDVRPGQAAELPVVTLSGGNQQKVAIGRALAGSPGLLVLDDPTVGVDIGARVAIHRLIRRTADAGVPVVLASTDFSEVVSEAHRAVVMRDGRVGAVLSGADLTERRLVSESYRAREVT, encoded by the coding sequence ATGGGTGATCCCGCCCTGCGCGTCGACGGCCTGACCAAGGCGTTCCTCGGTCAGACGGTGATCAGTGGCGTGGACCTGCGGATCGCCCCGGGGGAGGTCCACGCCCTGCTGGGCGAGAACGGGGCCGGCAAGTCCACGCTCATCAAGATCCTCGCGGGCGTCCACACGGCGGACGGGGGACGGATCAGCGTGGCGGGGCGGTCGCTGCGGCCGCGGCACCGCCTCGCCGACGCCGCGGCCGCCGGGATGCGGTTCGTCCACCAGGACCTCGGCCTCGTCGACGACCTGGACGTCACCGAGAACATCTGCCTGACGTGGGACTTCAGCACCCGGGGCGGGCTCGTCCGCTTCGGCGCCACGCGGCGCCGCGTCCGCGCGGTGCTGGACCGGCTCGGCGTCGGCATCGATCCGCGCCGGCGCGTCGGCGACCTCGCTCAGGCGGAGAAGGTGATGGTGGCGGTCGCGCGGGCCTTCGCGACCGAGGCGCGCCTCATCGTCCTGGACGAGGTGACGGCCAGCCTCCCCACGCCCGAGGTCGCGCGGCTGAGGGACCTGCTGCGGCAGGCGAGCCGGCAGGGCACAGCCTTCCTCTTCGTGACCCACCGGCTGGGCGAGGTGTTCGACATGGCCGACGCCGTCACCGTGCTGCGGGACGGGCGGCGCGTCGCCTCCGCCCGTTCCGCCGAGGTGACGCACGACCAGCTGGTCGAATGGCTGGTCGGCCGGTACCTCGCCGCGCTGCCCGCCCGCAGCGGCGAGCCGCCGGGCTCCGGCGGCGCCCCGGTGCTGCGGGTCGACGACCTGCGGGCCACCGCCCACCACGCCGCCCTGAGCTTCACGGCCGGCGCCGGCGAGGTCGTCGCCTTCACCGGGCTGGTCGGCTCCGGCGCCCGGGAGGTGGTGCGCTGCATCGCGGGGGCGCAGCGCCCGCCGGAGGGCACGGCGTCGCTGCGGGGGCGGCGGTTCCCGCTCGGCGACCCCGTGGGCGCGGCGGCCCGGGGCTGCCGGTACGTGGCGGGGGACCGGCAGGAGGGCATCGCGCCCGACCTGACCGTCCGGGAGAACCTCTTCCTGGCGGACTACTGCCATGGCGGGCGGATCCTGCGCCCGCGCCGCGAGCGTCGGGCCGCGGCCGACCTGATCGCCCGCTACGACGTCCGGCCGGGCCAGGCGGCGGAGCTGCCGGTCGTCACGCTGAGCGGCGGCAACCAGCAGAAGGTCGCGATCGGCCGGGCCCTGGCGGGGAGCCCCGGCCTGCTCGTGCTCGACGATCCGACCGTCGGCGTGGACATCGGCGCGCGGGTGGCGATCCACCGCCTCATCCGGCGGACGGCGGACGCGGGCGTCCCCGTGGTCCTCGCCTCGACGGACTTCTCCGAGGTCGTGTCCGAGGCGCACCGCGCCGTCGTCATGCGCGACGGCCGGGTCGGCGCCGTCCTCAGCGGCGCCGACCTCACCGAACGGCGCCTGGTCTCCGAGAGCTACCGAGCACGGGAGGTCACATGA
- a CDS encoding cytochrome P450 gives MNGCPVHFDPLSPEQLADPYPLYARMRDECPVFHDAEHDLWIVTRYEDVMTVVRDPKTFSSENAVRASVQPLPAPVLAVLAEGWPLTPTLTDSDGDVHRRLRLLVSKAFTPRRVQELEDTVRRTADELIDGFAGEGRADVIDRFAWHLPLITIADVLGVPREDVPLLHRWSYSWLRLMQATDPVEDLVACASDVVSMQRYFMDALGRRERDGGSDLMAELLTARIAGGEPLTRVEAMRVPMNLIIAGHVTVTRAIGNGLTTLLADPGQLEAVRRDPALVPTMVEEILRFESPAQGLFRTVREDTELGGVGIPAGARVMVHWGSGNRDERVFPDAARFDVARDSAASHLAFGKGVHACLGAPLARLQLRIAIPRLLDRLPGLRLAEGADTAVRDTIFFARGFKKLTLAWDAEAA, from the coding sequence ATGAACGGTTGCCCAGTCCACTTCGACCCGCTCTCGCCCGAGCAATTGGCCGACCCCTATCCCCTCTACGCCCGTATGCGTGATGAATGCCCGGTGTTCCATGACGCGGAGCACGATCTGTGGATCGTCACCCGCTACGAGGACGTGATGACGGTCGTCCGGGACCCGAAGACGTTCTCCTCCGAGAACGCGGTACGGGCGTCCGTGCAGCCCCTCCCGGCTCCGGTGCTCGCCGTGCTGGCGGAGGGGTGGCCGCTGACGCCGACCCTGACCGACAGCGACGGGGACGTGCACCGGAGGCTGCGGCTGCTGGTGTCGAAGGCGTTCACCCCCCGCCGCGTCCAGGAGCTGGAGGACACCGTCCGGCGCACGGCCGACGAGCTCATCGACGGCTTCGCCGGGGAGGGGCGGGCCGACGTCATCGATCGCTTCGCCTGGCACCTGCCGCTGATCACCATCGCCGACGTCCTGGGCGTCCCGCGCGAGGACGTCCCGCTCCTCCACCGGTGGAGCTACAGCTGGCTGCGGCTGATGCAGGCGACGGACCCGGTGGAGGACCTGGTGGCCTGCGCCTCGGACGTCGTCTCCATGCAGCGCTACTTCATGGACGCGCTGGGGCGGCGCGAGCGCGACGGGGGCTCGGACCTGATGGCCGAGCTCCTGACCGCCCGCATCGCCGGGGGCGAGCCGCTCACGAGGGTGGAGGCGATGCGGGTCCCGATGAACCTCATCATCGCCGGCCACGTCACCGTCACCCGCGCCATCGGCAACGGCCTCACGACGCTGCTGGCCGATCCCGGGCAGCTGGAGGCGGTACGCCGCGACCCCGCCCTGGTACCGACGATGGTGGAGGAGATCCTCCGCTTCGAGTCGCCGGCGCAGGGGCTCTTCCGCACCGTGCGCGAGGACACCGAGCTGGGCGGCGTCGGGATCCCGGCCGGAGCGCGGGTCATGGTGCACTGGGGCTCGGGGAACCGGGACGAGCGCGTCTTCCCGGACGCCGCCCGGTTCGACGTCGCGCGCGACTCGGCGGCCTCCCACCTGGCGTTCGGCAAGGGCGTGCACGCGTGCCTCGGCGCGCCGCTCGCCCGGCTCCAGCTGAGGATCGCCATCCCCCGGCTCCTGGATCGCCTCCCGGGTCTGCGGCTCGCCGAGGGCGCCGACACGGCCGTCCGGGACACCATCTTCTTCGCGCGGGGCTTCAAGAAGCTGACGCTGGCCTGGGACGCGGAGGCGGCGTGA
- a CDS encoding Ldh family oxidoreductase — MAGTTTVPADWLTEAVTGVFRGGGLSARAARTVAESLVAADLRGVASHGVLLVPMYMARLRDRSVTARERAEVVLDHGAVAVLDARHALGQLTGDQAMGIAVAKAHAHGVGAVTVRHAFHFGAAFRYAAAAAEAGCVGVAAANTRPLMPAPGGAEPVTGNNPLAIAVPRAGGDPVVLDMALSEAALGKIRLAAQEDRPIPAHWATDAEGRPTTDPRAALAGMLLPAAGPKGFGLALMIDVLAGVLSGGAYGSGVNGLYADTTVPNDCAHFFLALDVAAFGDPGRFAQHLDDLLGQVTGARRAPGTDRLLLPGQLEAARAATARENGVPVGDAALRALMEEAARAGIALVLPPGAGEGGERGDDG; from the coding sequence ATGGCAGGCACCACGACCGTGCCGGCGGACTGGCTCACCGAGGCGGTGACCGGCGTGTTCCGCGGCGGCGGGCTGTCCGCGCGCGCCGCGAGGACGGTGGCCGAATCGCTCGTGGCCGCCGACCTGCGCGGCGTCGCGTCGCACGGCGTGCTGCTGGTCCCCATGTACATGGCGCGGCTGCGGGACCGTTCGGTGACCGCCAGGGAGCGCGCGGAGGTCGTGCTCGACCATGGCGCGGTCGCGGTGCTGGACGCGCGGCACGCGCTGGGCCAGCTGACCGGCGACCAGGCCATGGGGATCGCGGTGGCGAAGGCGCACGCCCACGGGGTCGGTGCCGTCACCGTCCGGCACGCCTTCCATTTCGGTGCCGCCTTCCGCTACGCCGCCGCGGCCGCCGAGGCCGGCTGCGTCGGGGTCGCGGCGGCCAACACCCGGCCGCTCATGCCGGCCCCCGGAGGCGCGGAGCCGGTGACGGGGAACAATCCCCTGGCGATCGCCGTCCCCCGGGCCGGCGGTGATCCGGTCGTGCTCGACATGGCGCTGTCCGAGGCGGCGCTGGGCAAGATCCGGCTCGCGGCTCAGGAGGACCGGCCGATACCGGCGCACTGGGCCACGGACGCGGAGGGCCGGCCGACGACCGACCCGCGGGCGGCGCTGGCCGGGATGCTCCTGCCGGCGGCGGGCCCGAAGGGGTTCGGCCTGGCCCTGATGATCGACGTGCTCGCGGGCGTGCTGTCGGGCGGCGCCTACGGTTCGGGAGTGAACGGGCTGTACGCGGACACGACGGTGCCGAACGACTGCGCGCACTTCTTCCTGGCCCTGGACGTCGCCGCGTTCGGCGACCCCGGGCGGTTCGCCCAGCACCTCGACGACCTGCTCGGCCAGGTCACCGGCGCCCGCCGGGCACCGGGAACGGACCGGCTGCTGCTGCCCGGGCAGCTGGAGGCGGCGCGCGCCGCGACCGCCCGCGAGAACGGCGTGCCGGTCGGCGACGCCGCGTTGCGGGCACTGATGGAGGAGGCGGCACGGGCGGGGATCGCCCTCGTCCTCCCGCCGGGCGCCGGAGAAGGCGGAGAGAGGGGCGATGATGGCTGA
- a CDS encoding sugar ABC transporter substrate-binding protein: MNRWRGVAVFLAGALALAGCGSSGGSASGGGSGDAADRTLIAAATAAVSAGSAPVTSLSLPTKSPIAPRNKRIVAVTCTNEGDGCPLSAQAVGEATRQFGWDVKVIDGKGDPAVWNSAILNAITTKADAIVLSAVAPALVKDALAKAAAAKIPVVTMFQPVVAGDGIYGHVRPDHAAQGRLAANWVIADSQAKAKVIEVVDAEFVELGQRSTGFNTELKKCGGCEVAQTVDSTLATLSTRLPGAITAALQKHPDATHVVAATDNHALFASQGIQAAGRAGAVKLVGYDGNSPNYRLVRTGVQAMDVVESYTLQGWLAADLLIRALSGEPGRDYVLPSRLFTKDTMPAGLWATEAPFKEQLTELWTKGAVGNG, encoded by the coding sequence ATGAACAGATGGAGAGGGGTGGCGGTGTTCCTCGCCGGCGCCCTCGCACTCGCCGGTTGCGGATCGAGCGGCGGATCGGCCTCCGGCGGGGGATCCGGCGACGCCGCCGACCGCACGCTCATCGCCGCCGCCACCGCGGCGGTCAGCGCCGGGTCCGCGCCGGTGACGTCCCTGTCCCTGCCGACGAAGTCCCCCATCGCACCGCGGAACAAGCGCATCGTCGCCGTCACGTGCACGAACGAGGGGGACGGCTGCCCGCTGTCCGCCCAGGCCGTCGGCGAGGCGACCCGGCAGTTCGGCTGGGACGTCAAGGTCATCGACGGCAAGGGCGACCCGGCGGTCTGGAATTCGGCGATCCTCAACGCGATCACGACCAAGGCCGACGCGATCGTCCTGTCGGCGGTCGCGCCGGCGCTGGTGAAGGACGCCCTCGCCAAGGCCGCGGCCGCGAAGATCCCCGTCGTGACGATGTTCCAGCCGGTCGTCGCCGGGGACGGGATCTACGGCCATGTCAGGCCCGACCACGCCGCGCAGGGCAGGCTCGCGGCCAACTGGGTCATCGCCGACTCCCAGGCCAAGGCCAAGGTCATCGAGGTCGTCGACGCCGAGTTCGTCGAACTCGGCCAGCGCAGCACCGGGTTCAACACCGAGCTGAAGAAGTGCGGCGGGTGCGAGGTCGCGCAGACCGTCGACTCCACGCTGGCGACGCTGTCGACCCGGCTGCCCGGCGCGATCACCGCCGCGCTGCAGAAGCACCCCGACGCCACCCACGTCGTGGCCGCCACGGACAACCACGCGCTGTTCGCCTCCCAGGGCATCCAGGCGGCGGGCCGGGCCGGCGCCGTCAAGCTCGTCGGCTACGACGGCAACAGCCCGAACTACCGGCTGGTGCGGACCGGCGTCCAGGCGATGGACGTCGTCGAGAGCTACACCCTCCAGGGCTGGCTGGCCGCCGACCTGCTCATCAGGGCGCTGAGCGGCGAACCCGGACGGGACTACGTCCTGCCCAGCCGCCTGTTCACCAAGGACACGATGCCGGCCGGCCTGTGGGCGACCGAGGCCCCCTTCAAGGAGCAGCTCACCGAACTCTGGACCAAGGGGGCCGTGGGGAATGGGTGA
- a CDS encoding SDR family NAD(P)-dependent oxidoreductase, giving the protein MEHGRENDEVVIVTGGAKGIGLAYCLALGRAGYRVAVADIADPAQVVARINDAGGKAMPVQVDITDPGSTDRMAESVAAEWGRIDGLVNNAGYFSAIEKTSFDQLTVDEWNLVFDVNVRGTWLCCRSVFPYMRERGYGKIINTSSMTVPTAVPYFLHYVASKSAIVGLTRALAREVGPHGIAVNTISPCYVPHDPAYASRQDAEMGETIIRERCFQREMTEDDLVGTMLYLIGHGSDFVTGQNLYVNGGRAFT; this is encoded by the coding sequence ATGGAGCACGGGCGAGAAAACGACGAAGTGGTCATCGTCACGGGCGGTGCCAAGGGCATCGGCCTGGCGTACTGCCTGGCGCTCGGCCGCGCCGGCTACCGCGTCGCGGTCGCCGACATCGCCGACCCCGCGCAGGTGGTGGCACGGATCAACGACGCCGGCGGCAAGGCGATGCCCGTCCAGGTGGACATCACCGACCCCGGCTCCACCGACCGGATGGCGGAGTCGGTCGCCGCGGAATGGGGCCGGATCGACGGCCTCGTCAACAATGCCGGCTATTTCTCCGCCATCGAGAAGACATCGTTCGACCAGCTGACCGTCGACGAATGGAACCTGGTCTTCGACGTCAATGTCCGCGGCACCTGGCTGTGCTGCCGGTCGGTGTTTCCCTACATGCGGGAACGCGGCTACGGAAAGATCATCAATACCTCTTCGATGACCGTGCCGACGGCCGTTCCCTATTTCCTTCACTATGTCGCCTCGAAATCCGCGATCGTGGGCCTCACAAGGGCGCTCGCCCGCGAGGTCGGGCCGCACGGGATCGCGGTGAACACCATTTCCCCGTGCTACGTCCCGCACGACCCGGCCTACGCCTCCCGGCAGGACGCCGAGATGGGAGAGACGATCATCAGGGAGCGCTGCTTCCAGCGCGAGATGACGGAGGACGACCTGGTCGGCACGATGCTCTACCTCATCGGCCACGGCTCGGACTTCGTCACCGGCCAGAACCTCTACGTCAACGGCGGACGCGCCTTCACCTGA
- a CDS encoding ABC transporter permease, which translates to MITSRDTAARHAEPGPAAGAPRPSRDLVARMGARYGLLAVWALLIVVFAVLNADVFLRPLTAQTIASTKAVVAILALAALVPLVVGQFDLSVASQFGLAQALCAGLIVKQDLPAWLAPLIVLAVGALFGLANGVLVAVVRINAFVTTLATGTLAVGLTQWYTGGGQIIGAFPGSFTGAGRSSVAGVPLPFVYVIVIVLALWALLEYTRWGRRAFAVGGNERASLLSGINVRRMTITSFVIAGVIAGFAGVLQVTILGAASPEVGAQFLLPAFAGVFLGAAVLRPGRFNAWGTVIAVYFLATGITGLQQLGAPFYIEQFFNGCALLIAVAIAQFSAQRRRRAAAAVGQARERPAPAGA; encoded by the coding sequence ATGATCACCTCAAGGGACACGGCGGCGAGGCACGCGGAGCCCGGGCCGGCGGCGGGCGCGCCGCGGCCCTCCCGCGACCTCGTGGCCAGGATGGGCGCGCGGTACGGGCTGCTGGCCGTCTGGGCGCTCCTCATCGTCGTCTTCGCCGTCCTCAACGCGGACGTCTTCCTGCGGCCGCTGACGGCCCAGACCATCGCCTCCACCAAGGCCGTCGTCGCGATCCTCGCGCTGGCCGCGCTGGTGCCCCTGGTGGTCGGCCAGTTCGACCTGTCGGTGGCCTCCCAGTTCGGGCTGGCGCAGGCGCTGTGCGCGGGACTCATCGTGAAGCAGGACCTGCCGGCGTGGCTCGCCCCGCTGATCGTCCTGGCCGTGGGCGCGCTCTTCGGCCTGGCCAACGGCGTCCTCGTCGCCGTCGTGCGGATCAACGCGTTCGTGACCACCCTCGCCACCGGCACGCTCGCCGTGGGGCTGACGCAGTGGTACACGGGCGGCGGCCAGATCATCGGGGCGTTCCCCGGCTCCTTCACCGGCGCCGGCCGGTCGAGCGTCGCCGGGGTCCCGCTGCCGTTCGTGTACGTCATCGTCATCGTCCTCGCGCTGTGGGCCCTGCTGGAGTACACGCGCTGGGGACGGCGGGCGTTCGCCGTCGGCGGCAACGAGCGCGCGTCGCTGCTGTCCGGGATCAACGTGCGGCGGATGACGATCACGTCGTTCGTCATCGCCGGCGTCATCGCCGGATTCGCCGGGGTACTGCAGGTGACGATTCTCGGTGCGGCGAGCCCGGAAGTCGGCGCGCAGTTCCTGCTCCCCGCGTTCGCCGGCGTCTTTCTCGGTGCGGCGGTTCTCCGGCCGGGCCGGTTCAACGCGTGGGGAACGGTGATCGCCGTCTATTTCTTGGCGACCGGGATCACCGGATTGCAGCAACTCGGCGCGCCCTTCTATATCGAGCAGTTCTTCAACGGCTGCGCGCTCCTGATCGCGGTGGCCATCGCGCAGTTCAGCGCCCAGCGGCGCAGGCGGGCCGCGGCGGCGGTCGGGCAGGCCCGGGAGCGTCCCGCACCGGCCGGCGCCTGA
- a CDS encoding phytoene desaturase family protein produces the protein MADTAGTADAIVIGSGVNGLVAAAELAGAGWSVTLVEANTRLGGFIASDERTLPGYVHDTFSSWHPLFVSGPAHAALGEDLRRHGLAYRNTDGPLTASVADDGRVVVADRDPEATAAGFADAEDRRRYLAALDRLAGNAGPIGALMGSEITASALLRNGGGLVRGLGRAGAEAWLRDLASSGRAWCRREFTGPEVDHLWAPWLLHAGLSPDHASGGFMIPVLASTMHGAGLPVVEGGAGRFVAAFESLLRSRGVEILTGTPVDLITVEGGRATGVVAGGRTLRAARAVVASVTPNALYGRLLPPGSVSRAVVREARGFRYGRGEMQIHVALSGPPDWRDDRLARVPLLHVSDGSASTGIACAQAEAGLLPDRPTVVVGQQDVLDPSRVPEGAAALWFQLQETPFAPAGDAAGELDAAGAWTPELARGYAARVLDRVAKHAPGLHEKVLAIDVITPADLAASNPNAEFGDPYGGSAELDQNFFWRPLPGARHHRTPVRGLWHIGASTHPGAGLGGVSGHLAAQALTAPRPAAARVRGAAARLGRRRPLR, from the coding sequence ATGGCTGACACGGCAGGCACGGCGGACGCGATCGTGATCGGATCCGGGGTGAACGGGCTGGTGGCCGCGGCCGAGCTCGCGGGCGCCGGCTGGTCGGTGACGCTGGTCGAGGCGAACACCCGCCTCGGCGGCTTCATCGCGAGCGACGAGCGCACGCTCCCCGGCTACGTCCATGACACGTTCTCCTCCTGGCATCCCCTGTTCGTCTCCGGCCCCGCCCACGCGGCGCTCGGCGAGGACCTGCGCCGCCACGGCCTGGCGTACCGCAACACCGACGGCCCGCTCACCGCGAGCGTCGCCGACGACGGCCGCGTCGTGGTCGCCGACCGCGACCCCGAGGCCACCGCCGCGGGCTTCGCCGACGCCGAGGACCGGCGCCGCTACCTGGCGGCCCTCGATCGGCTCGCCGGCAACGCCGGCCCGATCGGCGCGCTGATGGGATCGGAGATCACCGCGAGCGCGCTGCTGCGGAACGGGGGCGGGCTGGTCCGCGGCCTGGGGCGGGCGGGCGCGGAGGCATGGCTGCGCGACCTGGCGAGCAGCGGGCGCGCGTGGTGCCGGCGGGAGTTCACCGGCCCGGAGGTCGACCACCTGTGGGCGCCGTGGCTGCTGCACGCGGGGCTCTCCCCCGACCACGCGTCGGGCGGATTCATGATCCCGGTCCTGGCGTCGACGATGCACGGCGCCGGGCTCCCGGTGGTGGAGGGCGGCGCCGGACGCTTCGTCGCGGCCTTCGAGTCGCTGCTGCGCTCCCGCGGCGTGGAGATCCTCACCGGCACGCCGGTGGACCTGATCACGGTCGAGGGCGGGCGCGCCACCGGCGTGGTGGCGGGCGGGCGGACCCTGCGCGCGGCCCGCGCCGTCGTCGCGTCGGTCACGCCGAACGCGCTGTACGGGAGGCTGCTGCCGCCCGGCTCGGTGAGCCGCGCGGTGGTGCGCGAGGCGCGGGGCTTCCGGTACGGGCGCGGCGAGATGCAGATCCACGTGGCGCTGTCGGGGCCTCCGGACTGGCGCGACGACCGGCTGGCCCGCGTCCCGCTCCTGCACGTCTCCGACGGCTCCGCGAGCACCGGGATCGCCTGCGCCCAGGCCGAGGCCGGGCTGCTCCCCGACCGGCCCACGGTGGTCGTGGGCCAGCAGGACGTGCTCGATCCCTCCCGGGTGCCCGAGGGCGCCGCCGCCCTGTGGTTCCAGCTCCAGGAGACGCCCTTCGCACCGGCCGGCGACGCGGCCGGCGAGCTGGACGCGGCGGGCGCCTGGACCCCGGAGCTGGCCCGGGGGTACGCGGCGCGGGTGCTGGACCGGGTCGCGAAGCACGCGCCCGGCCTGCACGAGAAGGTGCTCGCGATCGACGTGATCACCCCGGCCGACCTCGCCGCGAGCAACCCGAACGCCGAGTTCGGCGATCCCTACGGCGGCTCCGCCGAGCTGGACCAGAACTTCTTCTGGAGGCCGCTGCCGGGTGCCCGGCACCACCGCACGCCCGTCCGCGGGCTCTGGCACATCGGGGCCTCCACCCATCCGGGCGCCGGCCTCGGCGGCGTCTCGGGCCATCTCGCGGCGCAGGCGCTCACCGCGCCCCGGCCGGCCGCCGCCCGCGTCCGCGGCGCCGCCGCCCGCCTGGGCCGGCGCCGCCCCCTCCGCTGA
- a CDS encoding LysR family transcriptional regulator, with amino-acid sequence MGLGSVDLNLLVALDALLSECNVTRAAERTSVGQPAMSASLARLRKHFNDQLLMKQGRNLVRTPLAETLVDPVREALSAAEAVFVRAPEFDPRNDHAAFTIIAADYVTMVLLRPLLGAIAEEAPHVRIGVRPVEVNFADQLRRGHADMVIIPTELSGGRLAFPHEPLFTDRYVLVVDRDNPDVGATVTAEQLASLRYVAYSAGPILTIAESELETLGLRLQADVTTQEFVVASFLVTGTRLASFALERLARQLADAARLRIVECPLPLRVIHETMFWNPRQTEDPAHRWLRGRIVDFARSL; translated from the coding sequence GTGGGGCTCGGCAGCGTCGATCTCAACCTCCTCGTCGCCCTGGACGCGCTCCTGAGCGAGTGCAACGTCACGCGAGCGGCCGAGCGCACCTCCGTCGGGCAGCCCGCGATGAGCGCGTCACTGGCCCGGCTGCGGAAGCATTTCAACGACCAGTTGCTCATGAAACAGGGCCGGAATCTGGTGCGCACGCCGCTGGCCGAGACGTTGGTCGATCCGGTGCGGGAGGCGCTGTCCGCCGCCGAGGCGGTTTTCGTGCGCGCCCCGGAATTCGACCCGCGGAACGACCACGCGGCGTTCACCATCATCGCCGCGGACTACGTCACCATGGTGCTTCTCAGGCCGCTGCTGGGAGCGATCGCGGAAGAGGCGCCCCACGTCCGTATCGGCGTCCGCCCGGTCGAGGTGAACTTCGCCGACCAGCTCCGCCGGGGCCATGCCGACATGGTCATCATCCCGACCGAACTGTCCGGCGGAAGGCTCGCCTTCCCGCACGAGCCGTTGTTCACCGATCGCTATGTACTGGTCGTCGACCGGGACAATCCCGACGTCGGCGCGACGGTGACGGCCGAACAGCTCGCCTCGCTGCGCTATGTCGCCTACAGCGCGGGCCCCATCCTGACGATCGCCGAATCGGAGCTGGAGACCCTGGGCCTGCGGCTGCAGGCCGACGTCACCACCCAGGAGTTCGTGGTCGCCTCCTTCCTGGTCACCGGCACCAGGCTGGCGAGCTTCGCGCTGGAACGGCTCGCCAGGCAGCTCGCCGACGCGGCGCGGCTCCGCATCGTCGAGTGCCCGCTGCCCCTGCGCGTCATCCACGAGACGATGTTCTGGAACCCGCGCCAGACGGAGGACCCGGCCCACCGGTGGCTGCGCGGCCGGATCGTCGACTTCGCGCGGAGCCTGTAG